The following is a genomic window from Marinobacter sp. NP-4(2019).
CTTCCCGCTCCGGGTCCAGCAGCCGGTAGTGGCTATGGATCTTGAGGTGGTGAGGCAGAGCTTCGAAGATGATCATGCCGGTGTGGTGGATGTCGTTCAGGGACTCCAGGGCGGTGATGATGGTCTGCGGCAGAACCAGAAATTCTTCCGGGTCGGGACCGTCCTCGAAGTAGGAATGTACCCGGGATTCGTCTTCCACTTCCGGTGCCGCACTGACCTCGTATTTCAATTGCATGCCCGGCTCGATCAGGAAGGGCTGGTCCGGTTCGTCGCGGTCGATGTGCAGGGTGTTGCGAGCGTTGAACAGGCAGCTCTTGAAGATGCCCTGGCGGTAGATAGCCTGGGCCAGGTAGACCATGTTGTTGACCGCCCGGACGAAGGCGGCCTTCAGGCTGGGGTCGTGCAGGTTCAGCGAGGTGTCGATGTAGACGCCATCGGTCTCCCAACGCACAGCCAGGCCGCCTTCGACGGGGTATCGTCCCAGTCGGCTGACGGCGGCCAGGAAGGCCTTTTCCGTTTCGCCCATGCCCTGCATGAAGTTCTTGTAGTAACGGTCCAACTGAACGTCGTTGACATCGTTGAGGGTTTCCGGGGCACCCTCCTGTCGCAGGAAGGACTTGCGGGAACTGTACACCACGGTGTCGATCTCGTGGTCTGAGGGTCGTGTCCAGACCGGTACCAGAGGGGCAACGGGTGGTTCCGGAAGATCGATCATCACCGTGTGCGCCATTCTTGGCATTTCTTTCAGGTAGTAGTCGCCAGCGCGTCGCTGTGTCTCCGGGTCTGGAGACAGCATGCCGTCGAGCATGCGTGCGAATTCCATGGGCAGGCCGAGGGAACTGGCGGGAATGGCCTGATGCCCGAACCGGCACGACTGGCCGGAGGCCAGCGCATAGAGGGTCCCGGCAGCGCCCTGTTCGTCGAAGCGGGGCGACGACAGGCCGCCGTTCAACTGCTCCTCGCCGATGAAGTAAACATCCCCCAACCGGGCGTTGGTCTGTTGCAGGTTGTCGGACATCAGCTCCATGACATTGCTGGTGATGAACTGCTGGTTGGCATCGAGTTGCGCAAACACCGACGAGCCCCAGTCGATCAGGGCGATGTTTTCGGTACTGGCGTCAAAGACCAGGTTCGACGGTTTGATGTCACCGTGCACGATGGGGCGTCCGGCGGGGCCGTTCTCC
Proteins encoded in this region:
- a CDS encoding protein kinase domain-containing protein produces the protein MVQKTQLQQFYIPEEQSIYLLSHDDAKKLKDWVALCTTQLRQLGYRDIELIGKGAYGFVFAGRLPSQDGAGPEHVFKFTRINLPQHLQDRLEDEAFILEQVRHPRVPRLIAYQRARNQPILVMERAAGLNLEEVSLREGRLKPRLIIRIADQLADILRNLRRENGPAGRPIVHGDIKPSNLVFDASTENIALIDWGSSVFAQLDANQQFITSNVMELMSDNLQQTNARLGDVYFIGEEQLNGGLSSPRFDEQGAAGTLYALASGQSCRFGHQAIPASSLGLPMEFARMLDGMLSPDPETQRRAGDYYLKEMPRMAHTVMIDLPEPPVAPLVPVWTRPSDHEIDTVVYSSRKSFLRQEGAPETLNDVNDVQLDRYYKNFMQGMGETEKAFLAAVSRLGRYPVEGGLAVRWETDGVYIDTSLNLHDPSLKAAFVRAVNNMVYLAQAIYRQGIFKSCLFNARNTLHIDRDEPDQPFLIEPGMQLKYEVSAAPEVEDESRVHSYFEDGPDPEEFLVLPQTIITALESLNDIHHTGMIIFEALPHHLKIHSHYRLLDPEREGEFSQLLDEILSAVDQITGLGVSGFMKMPYKDTRFFPHIERLPERYYPRNPRAEADSA